The genomic DNA gaaagaaaaagaaaaagcatccAAGTCAGCAATTGAATAGCTTGTAAGGGAAACAAGCAATGAACACTCGTTTCTCACCACCAAGGCTTTTTGCAGCATCCTTTAAGCTCCCAGAGAAGTATTGTTGGAGTACATTTAAGCTTACATTCTTCTCTGTactgcttttcttcttctctgctcttTTTGTTCCGCTAATTTCctacaaaatatgttttaagttttaacccaATTCAAGACATCTACAAGCcataatcaaattcaaatgtaGAGAATAAAAGAATTAGATACAACATATACCTGTTGAAGAGTTCCCTGAGAGCCTGCTATATCATTGGTTTTATCAGAGGACATGTTCGAGAAGATACTTGTAGTAGAGTTGACGTCAGTATCCAGAAATGTTGTCTGAAAGCTTTCTTCAGACACAGAAGTAGTAGCCTGTGGGAGATTTGACGTTTCTCCACCATGAAATCCAACTTCCATAACTTCATTTGATTCTGCATCTGAAACAGTTCTCAGAGTCCGACATAGTCTCTGCATAGTGTTCGAGAGACTGTCCAGcaaaagttgttgttctgaGCTTCCCTTCATACTCACAGGTAAGAAAAACTCCAGTATATAATCACTGTCACCGGTGAATGTGCTCCTCAGTTTGGTGGCAACTGCAGCATTAAGACCAAACTTTCGGGCATGTTGAACAAGAGGGTACTCGCAGATATTAAATGTCTTTACATCGGATGAGAAAGACGGCTTGTTTGATATGAGTGCTTTGCCAACAATTCCTTGCCCTTCTCTCAGATTATGCTCCAAACATGCATTCACATAGCCTTCCATTTCCATATCATTCACATAACATGCTGTTTCTTCTATACAAAGAAGAGAGGTTTCCCTTGAGTTTTTTCCATAAACCTTTACTAATTCATTGTTCGCTCCCTTGGAGTAACTGCAGGGAATCCAAGCTAGTGCTAAAGGCAACCTATGTGCATGACACACTGCTCGGAGAACATCTCTTATTTCAGCCAAAGCTTCTTTTTGATTACTCGAAAGGTACTGAAAAACAAAGACACTATTAGAATTGAGGCAcaagaataaaacaagaaagaatcaGTTTTTGACTTGTTTCTGGTTCAGATGTACCTGACGACGAGGAATGGTTGATGTTTGTAAGTTCACGGCCTGACAAAAATAAGACATAAAGATGAAGAGATCTTCATCAAATAATGACATCAGGGAAGGTTAACTTGGTTGagtataagaaaataaagagacaTCCCATATCTATTGGGAACCaaatagaaaaatcaagaatcaaattTGGAGAAGGTTTCCTCCAAACCTCCCTagtaaaatatttcatttgcTCCTAGTAATGTTTCCAGAGAAGTTATCAGCtaatgaagaacacaaaccacTGAATTCGACTTGACAAAAGCAATAGTTCCAAACCGAGTAACCTTTTCAATACCCACAAGAACAAGCacacaaaaagagagaaggCGAGTAAACCTGCAGAGCACGACAAACAGAGTCCATCTCCACATCAAAGTTAGGTTTTTCCCTACATGTCACAAGTTCCAGGACAGCACAACAAGATGAACCAGATGCTTCAAGGATAGGAATAGCAATGGAACCACGGACATCGTTATCTAGTGCATGCTTCATCCTTAAATATTCAGCGGTCTTGTAATACATCACGTTTGATGTCCACTCAGTAACTCCAGAGATAAAGACTCTGCCTGGAAGACCTGGATAAGAGCATTGGTTTGCTTCAGCAGAGAAAGTAAAGTTCCTCGAGACTTCACGGTATCCAGATAGCCTCGAGTCAAGCAAGTACGCTTGATCACAAGTACTAAGCATGTACTGATCTCCTTTCTTAATAGGAGTCCAAAACTGCGCCAGAATACCCTCTCCAGAGAACTCCATAAACAAACTTAATGCCTTGATCATCTTATCATCAAGAGTGTGGCTCAATGACCTTGGAACAACACTGTAGTCTACAGCCCCAGTGGTTAAACTACTCGTCTGATTAGTATTATTACCTTTGATTCGTTTACCGGTAATCTTTTCAGAATCAGACAGGCAATGAAACTGAGAACTCATCTCATGTACAGGTCGTTTCTCGCCAACGTATGAGTGGCCTCCAAAAGGTGTAGTAGACTGAGAGGTGGATAAGCCGTATTGAGAGAACAAGATATCAGTAGCAGGAGAAGGGCTGTTGTTGCACCAAGAAGCAAAAGACTCGAAGTTCATAAGCTCTGAAGTTGAAAATGAGGAGCTTAACATATCTTCTTCGAATATCAAACTCTTAACCCAACCATCCATTTCCATTTCTTCAACTGGAGTATCTGGAAAACAGAATCCTTTTTCTCTTGATGGATTCTCCATTTCTCTTTTCTGATTGATTagattagaatttttttttagtgattttaaatgaaaaaaacactCACGCAGCAGATTCAATGTTTATCATCAGCAAGCAACTGATCCTACACATGGAATAAATCAACAAACACGAGATTACGAAACAGGACAAACTTCACCgcaaggaaaaatatatattatataattccCAAATCCCATTGTGGAACATCCTAAACATCTAACAACTTTGCACATATAAGAGGAACTCAAAATTATTTCCAGGTCCTTGAATTGCAAAAAGTAAAGAAACCCCACAAGACAAGGAAGCAAATTCTGAGTGCCAGAACCGAACCTGGAGCAAGAAGATATAAGAAAGTGCAGAAAGGTTGAAACTTGAGTGGGTGTATTGTATTGTGGGAGCAGAGAGAGTTGAAGCCACACAGAGTAATGATAAAAGAGGAAACTTTGTAGTATGGGgggaaaaatactaaaatagtaaAAGCCGATTTGGTTCAGTTAGAGGGAATTGCGGTAGACTGTCTTAAGCTCGTGGGCGCTAACATCAGCGAGCAAGCactaaaaagagagagaaacggtTCCATTAATGGAGGAGAGACTCTtgagctttttttgttttagtttttgaagATGGGATggtgaaaaatgttttttttttttttcttctttcttggaaTCGTGATTTTAAAACGCGATttagtataaaatattttatactcTGGTTTTTGACGTGCGCGGCGTGAGTCACTGAGccgtaaaaaaataaaaaataaataaacgatGCGTCCTAATCGTCCCCACCACAACGGATGACGTAATGAGAAAAGTTGAAGtgatttattattggattttcttctcctttaaaaagtgacttttaataaaatgttttgcaTTGTGCATGATTTAAAAGCCTGTAactggaaaaataaatattgatgaataataaataatttggaaaaTGAATATCATAATAAATCATGAGGATGCTGATATTGACTTTTAagtacatacaaaaaaaaaaacaaaagcaaagacaAAAACTCGATGTTagattagttttatattatatggttttttaaCGTATTTATTTTTCATCGTGAAATCAAAAACTAGGTCACACAATCTTTCATAGAATCATAGTATTTGTTAATCATACATACATAGGTGTATCAGAATACTTTAAAACCGTAGATAGTaggttttattattattattattttaaaaattattgaaattttagcccaataaaaaaatagataaagaaaaggaTAAATTGAATCtacagtgaagaagaaaacgacACGTGGAGATTCGGAAGGCATAAAAAATTGCGTAATCTTCTGACGCGCGACACTCTTTCTAGAGAGCTGTcactttctcctctttctttatAGAAACAAAACTCCATTTCTTGCCAATTTTTAAATGACAAAAACGGGgacaaaaatagttaaaattcataatttgttGCCATTAATCGTTACAATGTGTCACTAAAACGATCTTTAACAGTTTTGCTATGCTAGTTGTGAGCTTAATGACcaacagtatatatatgtttctcgactaaaatattactatttttctttACTGCTTAtgtcattcttttttctttttgcatttagtttcgtttattcaaatttaattattatttaacattACCGACTGTGTCATAAGCAAGAATCATCGTCATCCTAAACGGGTAAACCTAAGTCATTTTGTTtatacagttttgtttttaattaatagacAATCTAAGATTTGACGTAGATCTCCCATAGTATAGGAGTGTCTGTCGGCAGATAAGTAAGAATTGTTCAACACCATAGCAAATGGGAGGACCAAAGAtgatcattttcaattttttttttatatgtgcTGTTGTGAGGATAATGAAAACATCACACTTTCAATTAAATTTACTCCTTATTTTTGTGGTCTGCttagatcattttttttaatgtatgtaCTTTGGTTGATGCAATTTAATTATTCTGCACACTACTTGTAATAAGCAAGGATTATCCTGAACccaagccattttttttttgggggttagACAGTGCTTTTGTTTAaagtataataaattaatggaccacatatatacaatacttattttaaaatttgcttTGGATCTCCCATTGTATTGGAGCATCTGTCGGCAGAGATTTAAGAATAGCTAGGAGACGACCAAAAACTACTACTTCAatacaaataataattgttCGTTGCAAATGGGAGTATAATACTATTGATCTTAATCGAGACTCCCCCGGCTTCTTTTCTAAATCTTTAATTTCTTATTATCCttaaatatttaagatattCTAGATTGTTTCCTATCAATAATGCACAGTACCAAATCTGAGTATACCTTATAAAGCAATAACAAAAGCTTTTTTtccaaacatatatacatacggtttataaaagctttttttttttaaagttaaaaacaatTTCTCCGTTCAATAACTTTCTTATGGTTTCTCTCCTATCACATCCTACACATATGAATGATGCATGGAGGTGCTATAATCAGTATTATCGATCAATACTTAAAACGCTCGATCGGTAGACAAATCTTATTCACCCTAAAAATGAGAAcacactaattttataaaaactgacTTATTCATTGAACCTTTTTTCGAGGTCAGTGTGGTTTAGTAAAGAGGATTACGTGAAATattaatacatacatacataaataataaatagatgCTTCGAAATAACAAAGTATGTGTTGCCCGGGCATTTATATAATAACTATACTATACACCAAATTATTCTGGCACTCTGCCCTAACGtattttaaaactatacatttaaatattaaattatggGCGCTTATGTCACGAATGATTCCACTTCTTCTTGTCGTTACATGTTATTCTCCTTAAAACAGATTCCTAAAGTCGAGATAGAGAGAATCCTGACCGTCCGTTTTGTCTTTCTAGATTCGAATTCTCTTTTAAGATTCCTGAGCTCCATACGTGGAATCTTCAACGATATACAAAGCTACCCGTACCTAAATTGTAGAAATGTGCTTGTCCTCCTATTTGCTGTGAAACCTTTTTTATGACTTCAATTAGTATTTTATCCGATCGTgacgacaaaaagaaaaactactagtattttcttcgttttcttAAGTGTGATTAGTGTTAGTTTTTATCAACTTTCttggtgtgatttaagtttctTTGCATTATTATGTGGTGTAGGGATTAGAATATCATCTCTTTACTTTTGCCTCGGCGGCAACTAGTTTGTTTAAATCGAATCAAATGTACGTgtcgtatatatatacatgaatgtAAACGAAGtaactatataattatatgcAGTTGTTCTAAATTCCATAACACGAGATAAGGCTGGAACGGTGGACCATTTCAATCACAATATTTAGTTGACTAGCTGTCTTATATCTACGTTATCGAATTGTTTGGCTACAGAAAAAGGTATAATGTCGacgaaaaaaaaaggaagaggtATATATTTTGTCTATGTTCATTGTTGAGACTTGAGACTAAAAGAAGGAAGTATATTCATATGATGTCATGTTCAGAACAGGTGTACCATTTACTTCTTTTGTATAAAGGAAAAAGGTTCTTTATTCGTCAATCGTTTgcactaaaataaataaaaatataagtaataatATTCAATCGCGGTAAAGTTTAAGTAATCATGTTTACGTCCAAAGGAGAAGATTTCCACTGTAATTCATTTTCAGGTAATGTCAACTTGTATCAGACGTTGGTCGCTTTCTAACATCGAATAATAGATTGATGAGTACGTAACCTattatttcccttttttttttggtaaggccTTTATTTCCCTTTCTTTGTTACATTTgatacaaaatttgaaaatttagtaTTCAAAACTAAATTGAGATATATAATTGTTAGTTCAGTAGTTTGCCACCTGTGTGTATGTTGGGTCACCACCCAATTTTCAATTAGTTTCTTTCTGTTGACataaagtatattaaaaaaaagcattcaagttcacttttataaattttcatatacataaaaagTCTTTTATAAAATTACCAACTAATAAAAAGTTTCTACGTCaaatttagtaatttagtaGTATGATCAACTTCATCGAGACAAACCGAAAGGCCCAAATTCGGATTCTTATTAACAGTTACTAAATTTTAGCCAAATATCAGGTTTATGCCATATATAGTCCTGTCCCTTAGAGAAATGATGACTAAGATAGATTCCACCTAGCTATAATTGTTAAATTCTCTTTCTAGATTCAATAGTCTTACTaagatatacaaaagaaaaacaagttaAGAACAGTTAGGTCATCTCTTAGATTTGAAAGAAGGTTGTGCTATTTAAAGATCCACGAGGTTATCTATGCATATACTCCTTTCCGACAACTTTTTGaggttttcattttgatgtaATATTCTCATAACGATGGTGGTCCAATGTCCATCAGAGGCTTGTTAACTCGGTCATTAGCAATGACCTATTGAACACGAACAGAGAAAAGTGTGACCACTGGTAGTATTCATAGTTGGATACCTTTACATTTATGTTCGGGGCTAGTTGTTTGCATTCTTTACATGGTACATGCCTCTCCCCCTGCTTCTCTTTGCGTTTTGTGGGGCAACTATAGTCTCACAGATGGTACTCGTGATGGTTTGATTGAGAGATGCTGCTCCAAGTACCCGATTATTTGGGTGATCTATATATTTGATTCCATTGGGTTCAAGGACTTTCTCTATGAAACAAAAGTTGGGAGTGGATAGACTTTCTGAGCGACTCTATCTCCATGATTAGTTCCGTCTCAACCCATGCTACTAATTCATTTCCAAAATTATAGAGAATGAcaagcttttctttttacaacATTCAATTTAAGTTACGTTAATTACTGTATTGACTAATGATGGATTTTAGACCTTCACACAGATTTTCTTGAGTAAAGCTTTACTTGTACAAAAATGCAAATAAACCAGGATCAACAAAATAAGAATGACTACTACTTCCTCGTCTAACTTCAATGTTAATAATGTACATTGACTGGTTATTCAGTCTCCAGACATTCAAATAAATCAAAGGAGCATTGTTTATTCATGTTTGAACTTTTGAAAAAAGGGCAGGCATCAACTTCAAAGCAATATCGCCGTAGGGTTTGTCTTGTTGCATATCTATAAGCCCTCTAGACTTCAATACCTGTAATTCGAAAACAACCCATCTAAACTAATGGCAGTGCAGAGAGATAcgaagaattaaaaaataaagtatcaAGAATCACTCACCAAAGTCTCAAAGAACATTCGAGCAGCTAGCTTCCTTGTCTTTCCTGCCAAAATCTCGCTCAAACTTAGATCTCCGGAAGGATGGCTTGAAGTGGGACTACTTGAAGAACGTTGTTTAAGATACTGAACCAAGGCTCTGCAAAGTTCAATGGATGTTATAAGGAATTATAGAAACAGTAGGCTCTTATAAATCTACATGGCTTTTGGAATCTATATACCTTGTTCTCCCTGTCAAACCATCAGAATCTTGACTATCTGGTGATACTAAGGGGGTATTTCCACCTATCTCCAGGAAAGAAAGCTCCTGTATGGCACAGACAAATAGTATTGCTATCAATGTTAGTGAAGCACCAAGAATGGTAAAAACATAACACGCAAAAACGTGAAAACAAACCTCGTCAGTCATTTCAGAAACAGGTGAAAGCCCCAAGTTCCTTAGTTCAGGCATATCCTCTGGATTAGTGGAAGTTGAAGGCTCTGTTCTATAAGATCTTGTCCCCCAACTTCCATGCTGAGTGCTGAAGTCATCAGTTCTAGAAGGTGAAGATCTTGGAGGCGGTGACGGCATGTGCACAGGGAAACCACCATCCCTTAAATGTTCGAATCCCATGTCATCATTATTATTAAATGTCTGAGGAGATTGTGCTTCTGTTGCTACAGACTCTGCATGCGCAGGTCGAGGGCCTGCAGAGTCTTGGACAT from Camelina sativa cultivar DH55 chromosome 7, Cs, whole genome shotgun sequence includes the following:
- the LOC104699960 gene encoding protein NLP9-like; this encodes MENPSREKGFCFPDTPVEEMEMDGWVKSLIFEEDMLSSSFSTSELMNFESFASWCNNSPSPATDILFSQYGLSTSQSTTPFGGHSYVGEKRPVHEMSSQFHCLSDSEKITGKRIKGNNTNQTSSLTTGAVDYSVVPRSLSHTLDDKMIKALSLFMEFSGEGILAQFWTPIKKGDQYMLSTCDQAYLLDSRLSGYREVSRNFTFSAEANQCSYPGLPGRVFISGVTEWTSNVMYYKTAEYLRMKHALDNDVRGSIAIPILEASGSSCCAVLELVTCREKPNFDVEMDSVCRALQAVNLQTSTIPRRQYLSSNQKEALAEIRDVLRAVCHAHRLPLALAWIPCSYSKGANNELVKVYGKNSRETSLLCIEETACYVNDMEMEGYVNACLEHNLREGQGIVGKALISNKPSFSSDVKTFNICEYPLVQHARKFGLNAAVATKLRSTFTGDSDYILEFFLPVSMKGSSEQQLLLDSLSNTMQRLCRTLRTVSDAESNEVMEVGFHGGETSNLPQATTSVSEESFQTTFLDTDVNSTTSIFSNMSSDKTNDIAGSQGTLQQEISGTKRAEKKKSSTEKNVSLNVLQQYFSGSLKDAAKSLGVCPTTLKRICRQHGIMRWPSRKINKVNRSLRKIQTVLDSVQGVEGGLRFDSVTGEFVAVAPFVQEFDTQKSTSSHHEDVFVRSQSDMDEDASLEPLKVKSYDGGGVKLEESVETNQAGPGSLMEPWAWISKQSGLNYSDDIDIGKRSEEVKKDKDVCVRRCLSSLALAGDGTNTRIERGNGIVEPNQSISSSMSDSSNSSGAVLLGSSSTSMEQNWNQLRTHNNSGESGSSSTLTVKATYRDDTVRFKLDPYLVGCSQLYREVAKRFKLQEGAFRLKYLDDEEEWVMLVTDSDLHECFEILNSMRKHTVKFLVSDLPSTAMGSSAGSNGCLGTGS